A region of the Fusobacteria bacterium ZRK30 genome:
AGAGATGAAAAACTAAGGATAGAAGAAAACTGTACCTTAAAAAAATTCAATTGAAGAGATATAAATTCATGATATCAGTGGTTAAGGAAAGATTTCTGTGATTGTTTAAGGCCAGTAAATATGATATACTGTTATGAAAATAAATAATATAGGGTGAATAAAATTGAACGGATTAATTAATGTAGACAAACCCAAAGGATATACGTCCTTTGATGTGATTAGAAAATTGAAAAGAATATTAAATATGAAAAAAATAGGACATACGGGGACTTTAGATCCGCTGGCAACAGGGGTACTTGTAATCTGTCTTGGAAGAGCTACTAAACTAGCTAATGTGATAGAAGCCAAGGAAAAAACCTATATAGCTGACTTTATTTTAGGATCAAAAACAGATACCTACGATACTGAAGGGGAAGTTATAGATAGAAGTGATGTTAAAGTAACAGGTGAAGATGTAAAGGATGTATTATCTAAATTTAGAGGAGAGATAAAACAAGTTCCTCCTATGTATTCTGCACTAAAAGTAAATGGTAAAAGACTCTATGAACTGGCTCGTGAAGGGGTAGTAATTGAAAGAAAAAGCAGAGATGTGGTAATATCAAAGTTAGAGTTGATGGAATTTGATGAAAAAACACAGACAGGAAAACTTTACTGTGAGGTATCGAAGGGAACTTATATCAGGTCATTGATCTTTGATATGGGGGAAGAGCTTAAAACCTATGCACACATGAATGGACTCAGAAGAACCCAGGTTGGAGAATACCTGGTAGAGGACGGATTTACCATTGAGCAGATGGAAGAGATGGGAGAAAATGGCGATCTCTCTTTTGTAACCAGCGTAGAGGACAGTTTTAACTTTGAAAAAGTAGAATTAAAAGATGAAAAACAGATAAAATTATTTTTAAATGGAAATACAGTGGTGTGCCAAAAACCAAATGACAGATATAGGATCTATGTAGATAAAGAATTTGTCGGGTTAGGAGAGGTCATTGATAATAGATTAAAAGGCTGGAAAGTATTTTAGACAAAATTTGTGAGGTGAAAGAATGAAATTGATAAAAGCAATGAGAGGGACTAGAGATATCTATGATGTAGAAGCTCTAAAATTCAACTTTATAGAAGATACAGCAAAAGAGTTATTGGAAAACTACGGTTTTGGTAGAATGATAACTCCTACATTTGAATCTACAGACTTATTCAAAAGAGGGATAGGAGAAGGAACGGATATCGTAGACAAGGAGATGTATACATTTTCTGACCGTGGAGATAGAAGTATAACTCTAAGACCTGAGGGGACAGCTCCGGTAGTAAGATCATATTTAGAAAATAAGACCTATGCTAAGGAAGATCTGACTAAATATTATTATATCAATAATATGTTCAGATATGAGAGACCACAGGCAGGAAGATATAGAGAGTTTTATCAGATAGGTGTGGAAATATTAGGTAATGCATCACCTATGGCAGATGCTGAAGTTATATCTATGGGATACAGACTGATGGAAAAATTAGGAATAGAAGACCTAAAGGTTAACATAAACTCTGTAGGAGGAAATGAAACAAGAGCAAAATATAGAGATATTTTAGTGAATTATCTTACTCCTAAAAAAGAAGGATTATGTACTGACTGCCAGACCAGGTATGAAGCTAACCCCCTTAGAGTTTTAGACTGTAAAAATAAAGGATGTCAGGAATTGACAGTAGACGCTCCAATGTTACCTGATAATTTGAATGCTGAAGAGAAGGCACACTATGACACTGTAAAAGAGTACTTAGACATGTTTGGTGTGGAATATATAGAAAATCCAAGATTAGTTAGAGGATTAGATTACTACTCAAGTACAGTATTTGAGATTATAACTGAAAAATTAGGATCTCAAGGAACAGTATTGGGTGGTGGAAGATACGATAACTTAATCAAACAATTAGGGGATAAGGAAGTTCCAGCAGTAGGATTTGGATCGGGCCTAGACAGACTGATGATGCTATTAGGAGAAGAGAAGATCGTAAATACTCCTGATGTATATGTAAGCTGGGTGGGAGAAGAAAATATAGACTACGCTTTCTTAGTAGCTAATAAATTAAGGGATAATGGAGTAAAAGTTTATATTGAATATGCACCAAAATCTGCTAATGCTCATAGAAAAAAAGCATTTAAACTGGGAGCTAAAAGGGAAATAATCATAGATGCTGATTCAAAAACTAATAAAACATTAGGATTGAAAGAATTAAGCAGCAGAGATGTAGAGGTAGTTGCATTTGATGAGTTATTAAATAAAATAAAGTAATAAATAGATCATAATGGTAAAAATATTTTATATAAAATAGTGAGGTATAGGAATGAATATTTACAGGACCCATAAATTGGGAGAATTAAGAGCAGAAAATATCGGTGAAGTAGTAACTTTATCTGGTTGGGTAGCAACTAAGAGAGACTTAGGAGGATTAACTTTTATCGACCTTAGAGATAGAGAGGGAGTAACTCAAATAGTAGTTCCTCAAGATGCCACTGAAGAGATGAAAGAAATAATATCTAAAGTTAGAAGTGAATATGTAATCAAAGTAACTGGAGAAGTAAAGGAAAGATTCTCTAAAAACGACAAGATGGCTACTGGAGATGTAGAGGTATTCATCACAGATATAGAGGTATTAAACTCAGCAGAAGTATTACCATTTGAGATCTCAGATGATGCTAATGTAAACGAAAATTTAAGATTAAAATATAGATACTTAGATATCAGAAGACCTGCTATGATGAATAATATCAGAAAAAGACACGATATGATGATGGCTATTAGAAGATTCATGGACGATAGTGAATTTATCGAAGTGGATACTCCTCTATTAACTAAGTCAACTCCTGAAGGAGCTAGAGACTTCCTAGTACCAAGTAGAATGAATAAAGGTAAGTTCCATGCATTACCTCAATCACCACAATTATTCAAGCAATTATTGATGATTGGTGGAGTAGAAAAGTATTTCCAAATTGCTAAATGTTTCAGAGATGAAGATCTAAGAGCAGATAGACAATTAGAATTTTTACAACTAGATATGGAGATGTCATTTGTAACAATGGATGAGGTAATGGAATATGTAGAAGGATTATGTAAGAAGGTGTTTACTAGAGTAACTGGTGAAGAAGCTAACTATTCATTCGAAAAGATGCCATACTATGAGGCTATGAGTAGATTTGGTTCTGACAAACCTGATGTTAGATTTGGAGTAGAATTAAAAGACTTAACTTCTATAATGAAAGATTGTGGATTTAAGGCGTTCTCTGGAACTGCGAACTCAGGTGGAATAGTAAATGCTATCGTAGCACCAGGACAAGCGACTAACTTCTCTAGAAAAGTTTTAGGAGATTTAGAAACTTATGCAAAAACTTATTTCGGAGCTAAAGGTTTAGCTTGGATCAAAGTAACTGAAGAGGGAGTAAACTCTCCAATCGCTAAATTCTTCTCAGAAGAAGAGATGGCACAAATCTTAGAGACTACAGGAGCAAAAGTAGGAGATGTTATCTTAATCCTAGCTGATAAAGCAAAAGTAGTTTATGGTGGATTAGGAGCACTTAGATTAAAATTAGGAAATGAATTGGGATTAATCAATAAAGACAGTCATAAATTCCTATGGGTAGTAGACTTCCCTATGTTTGAGTGGAGTGAAGAGGAAGAGAGATATAAGGCTCAGCATCACCCATTCACATCTATCAAAGAAGAGGATATGGAGATGTTCTTGGCTGGAGATCAAATGGATAAAGTAAGAACTAACTCTTATGATATCATCTTAAATGGTTTCGAAATTGGTGGAGGAAGTATTAGAATCCACGATAGAGAAGTACAAAAAGTTGTATTTGAACAACTAGGATTAACTGAGGCTGAGATCAAAGAAAAATTTGGTTTCTTCGTAGAAGCATTTAAATATGGTGCTCCTCCCCATGGCGGATTAGCATTTGGTGTGGACAGATGGTTAATGGCAATGTTAAAGCAAGACTCTATAAGAGATGTAATTCCATTCCCGGTAACTAATAAAGGACAATGTCTGTTGACTGAAGCTCCTGGAAATGTAGATATAGATCAATTAGAAGAATTATCGCTAACTAGTACTTACGAAGAAGCGACTAAGTAATAAAAAAAAGGAGTGGTGAAAACCACTCCTTTTTATATAAGTATCAGACTTCACCTTACTTAAGAAAAAATCATAAAAAGAAGTTTTAAAGGTTTCGCCTTTAATAGGAGTTACTTTGATGCCACGAGTACTAAAATTAATTCTAATTTGTAGAATAAATTTTAAATGTGGGAAAGAAAAAGTAACGAAAAAGTTCAAGAAGGTTTTTAATTAGTGGTAAAGAAGGTCCAGAACTCTAACTTTTTTGTATCTCTTTTATATGCTATAATTATTTGGAAGAATTTAAAAAAATTAGGAGGAAGATATGGGGAGAGGTTTGATAACGGTGATACTTGGGATTTTAATGGGTGTCTCTGCCATGGCAGTCAATATAGCAGGAGTAGATGTAAAAGAAAATTTTATTGCTGCAGATAAAAAAATGGTATTAAATGGTGCAGGGATCAGAAAGAAGTTATTTTTTAAACTCTATGTAGGGTCATTGTATTTACCGGAAAAGACGGTGAATGCCAAAGCTATTGTAGAAGGGCATGAAAATATGACTATTGAACTAAATATCATATCTAAATTAATCACCAGTGCCAAGTTAAAAGAAGCTTTGGAGGAGGGGTTTGCCACTGTAGAACCTGAAAAGATGGAACTCATTAAGGATAAACTAAAAATTTTTACTGGTATATTTAAAGGAGGAAAAGTTAAAAGGGGAGATGTATTCACTTTTAATTATATAGATGGAAAAGTGGAAACATATAAAAACAAAGAGCATATTTTGACTACAGAGGGGCAGGATTTTAAAGAGGCGTTATTCGGTATCTGGCTGGGAGACAGAGCCATAGATAAAGGTTTAAAGGCAGAGATGCTGGGGAAATCTTAGATCAAAGAATGTAGATTCTATAAAAATTTTAAGTTTGTCGGAGAAACAGGAGGAAAGATGAAGAAAATAAATTTTGGAATAATTGGGACTGGAAGGATAGCCCAGCAGTTTATAGATGAAGCTCAAAAAAATGAAAAAATAGATATAGTTGGTATTTGTGCCAGAAATTTTGAGAAAACGGCGGAGATAGC
Encoded here:
- the truB gene encoding tRNA pseudouridine(55) synthase TruB; the protein is MNGLINVDKPKGYTSFDVIRKLKRILNMKKIGHTGTLDPLATGVLVICLGRATKLANVIEAKEKTYIADFILGSKTDTYDTEGEVIDRSDVKVTGEDVKDVLSKFRGEIKQVPPMYSALKVNGKRLYELAREGVVIERKSRDVVISKLELMEFDEKTQTGKLYCEVSKGTYIRSLIFDMGEELKTYAHMNGLRRTQVGEYLVEDGFTIEQMEEMGENGDLSFVTSVEDSFNFEKVELKDEKQIKLFLNGNTVVCQKPNDRYRIYVDKEFVGLGEVIDNRLKGWKVF
- the hisS gene encoding histidine--tRNA ligase; translation: MKLIKAMRGTRDIYDVEALKFNFIEDTAKELLENYGFGRMITPTFESTDLFKRGIGEGTDIVDKEMYTFSDRGDRSITLRPEGTAPVVRSYLENKTYAKEDLTKYYYINNMFRYERPQAGRYREFYQIGVEILGNASPMADAEVISMGYRLMEKLGIEDLKVNINSVGGNETRAKYRDILVNYLTPKKEGLCTDCQTRYEANPLRVLDCKNKGCQELTVDAPMLPDNLNAEEKAHYDTVKEYLDMFGVEYIENPRLVRGLDYYSSTVFEIITEKLGSQGTVLGGGRYDNLIKQLGDKEVPAVGFGSGLDRLMMLLGEEKIVNTPDVYVSWVGEENIDYAFLVANKLRDNGVKVYIEYAPKSANAHRKKAFKLGAKREIIIDADSKTNKTLGLKELSSRDVEVVAFDELLNKIK
- the aspS gene encoding aspartate--tRNA ligase, which codes for MNIYRTHKLGELRAENIGEVVTLSGWVATKRDLGGLTFIDLRDREGVTQIVVPQDATEEMKEIISKVRSEYVIKVTGEVKERFSKNDKMATGDVEVFITDIEVLNSAEVLPFEISDDANVNENLRLKYRYLDIRRPAMMNNIRKRHDMMMAIRRFMDDSEFIEVDTPLLTKSTPEGARDFLVPSRMNKGKFHALPQSPQLFKQLLMIGGVEKYFQIAKCFRDEDLRADRQLEFLQLDMEMSFVTMDEVMEYVEGLCKKVFTRVTGEEANYSFEKMPYYEAMSRFGSDKPDVRFGVELKDLTSIMKDCGFKAFSGTANSGGIVNAIVAPGQATNFSRKVLGDLETYAKTYFGAKGLAWIKVTEEGVNSPIAKFFSEEEMAQILETTGAKVGDVILILADKAKVVYGGLGALRLKLGNELGLINKDSHKFLWVVDFPMFEWSEEEERYKAQHHPFTSIKEEDMEMFLAGDQMDKVRTNSYDIILNGFEIGGGSIRIHDREVQKVVFEQLGLTEAEIKEKFGFFVEAFKYGAPPHGGLAFGVDRWLMAMLKQDSIRDVIPFPVTNKGQCLLTEAPGNVDIDQLEELSLTSTYEEATK
- a CDS encoding chalcone isomerase family protein — encoded protein: MGRGLITVILGILMGVSAMAVNIAGVDVKENFIAADKKMVLNGAGIRKKLFFKLYVGSLYLPEKTVNAKAIVEGHENMTIELNIISKLITSAKLKEALEEGFATVEPEKMELIKDKLKIFTGIFKGGKVKRGDVFTFNYIDGKVETYKNKEHILTTEGQDFKEALFGIWLGDRAIDKGLKAEMLGKS